Proteins found in one Thermodesulfobacteriota bacterium genomic segment:
- a CDS encoding transposase, translating into MVFDPDRHHRQSLRLKGFDYSQSGAYAVTICTGDRLCLFGDATEGGVQRNEYGEIVAGCWLALAGHFPTVPLDTWVVMPHHVHGILVLGQPVSPLGPAPGGVPSPGCPCETWTAEAQEAPARPAHPLASPMGPRPRSVASMVGSFKSAAARQINARRGTPGAPVWQRSYYEHVIRDQGSLQRIRQYIVDNPGCWATDRENLGKIVAPGRAPG; encoded by the coding sequence ATGGTATTCGACCCTGACCGGCATCATCGCCAGTCCCTTCGCCTCAAGGGCTTCGATTATTCCCAGTCCGGGGCGTACGCGGTGACCATCTGCACTGGAGACCGCCTGTGCCTGTTCGGCGACGCGACGGAAGGCGGCGTGCAACGAAACGAATATGGAGAGATTGTTGCCGGGTGCTGGCTGGCGCTTGCCGGCCATTTCCCAACGGTGCCCCTGGATACCTGGGTGGTGATGCCCCACCACGTGCACGGCATTCTCGTCCTTGGCCAGCCGGTCTCGCCACTGGGCCCGGCGCCGGGAGGGGTGCCATCGCCAGGGTGCCCGTGCGAAACATGGACGGCGGAGGCGCAGGAGGCGCCGGCGCGCCCTGCCCATCCTCTGGCCTCCCCCATGGGACCAAGACCGCGATCGGTGGCCTCCATGGTCGGTTCGTTCAAGTCGGCTGCCGCGAGACAGATCAACGCGCGCCGTGGTACACCCGGTGCACCGGTCTGGCAACGCAGCTACTATGAGCACGTCATCCGCGATCAGGGCTCCTTGCAGCGCATTCGCCAATACATCGTGGATAACCCCGGCTGCTGGGCGACGGATCGTGAGAACCTGGGGAAAATCGTGGCGCCAGGGCGGGCCCCCGGCTGA
- a CDS encoding Trm112 family protein → MISQELLEILACPQCKGALTLTPQGDGLICAACRLLYEIRDDIPIMLVEEARKLPADTPAQ, encoded by the coding sequence ATGATCAGCCAGGAGCTGCTGGAGATCCTTGCCTGCCCGCAGTGCAAAGGCGCACTGACCCTCACCCCCCAGGGCGACGGCCTCATCTGTGCCGCCTGCCGGCTTCTCTACGAGATCCGGGACGACATCCCGATCATGCTGGTGGAAGAGGCCAGGAAGCTGCCCGCCGATACCCCGGCCCAGTAG
- a CDS encoding glycosyltransferase, whose translation MPFTSVIVTTCDWPSALARALDALAAQTRLPDEVIVADDGSGEPTRQLIRRRQADFPVPLGHVWQEHQGFRAARIRNAAIRQARGRYILLLDGDCLPVRRWLADHLEMAEPGVFVQGKRLLVAQGMAEAFSAADLDRPGQLFGLAARGQLGNAHHLLPVPLWPARRSRRLAGIKSCNLGLWRQDLEAVNGFDEAYEGWGREDSDLAGRLFKYGVMRKDHPFRALVFHLGHPSRVDGRLAENDRRLAESLSRADFRCCQGLVPPAGTVPERP comes from the coding sequence ATGCCCTTCACCAGCGTCATCGTCACCACCTGTGACTGGCCCTCGGCCCTGGCGCGGGCCCTGGACGCCCTGGCCGCCCAGACCCGGCTGCCGGATGAGGTGATCGTGGCGGACGATGGCTCCGGAGAGCCGACCCGGCAGCTCATCCGCCGGCGCCAGGCCGACTTTCCGGTGCCGCTGGGCCATGTCTGGCAGGAGCACCAGGGCTTCCGGGCGGCCCGCATCCGCAACGCCGCCATCCGGCAGGCCCGCGGCCGGTACATCCTGCTCCTGGACGGCGACTGTCTGCCGGTGCGGCGCTGGCTGGCCGACCACCTGGAGATGGCGGAGCCCGGCGTCTTTGTGCAGGGCAAGCGGCTTCTGGTCGCCCAGGGGATGGCGGAGGCGTTTTCCGCTGCCGATCTGGACCGTCCCGGCCAGCTCTTCGGCCTGGCGGCCCGAGGCCAGTTGGGCAACGCCCATCATCTCCTGCCGGTGCCGCTCTGGCCCGCCCGCCGCAGCCGGCGGTTGGCGGGCATCAAGAGCTGCAACCTCGGACTCTGGCGCCAGGACCTGGAGGCGGTGAACGGCTTTGACGAGGCGTACGAGGGCTGGGGCCGGGAGGACTCCGACCTGGCCGGCCGGCTCTTCAAGTACGGGGTCATGAGGAAGGATCATCCCTTCCGGGCCCTGGTCTTCCACCTTGGCCACCCGAGCCGGGTGGATGGCCGGCTGGCCGAAAACGATCGGCGGCTCGCGGAGAGCTTGAGCCGGGCCGATTTCCGCTGTTGCCAGGGCCTGGTGCCCCCGGCTGGCACGGTGCCGGAGCGGCCGTGA
- a CDS encoding glycosyltransferase family 2 protein codes for MSGPARLPLSVATITRNEADRLPACLASVAFAAETVVVDGESTDNTVAVAKALGARVIVAPWQGFGVQKQRAMDACQEPWILLLDADERLPAETAAELAAAIANPEAPAAFSLPRKNLFAGRWIRHGGWWPDRTVRLFRKGRARMAARLVHEALEVDGPVAELSQPIVHDTNRDLAQVLEKINRYSSLGAAELFRQGRRAGILTALFRALWAFVHNYLLRAGFLDGPEGLVIAVSDGVNTFYKYAKLREAGRRSQDLPAASS; via the coding sequence GTGAGCGGACCGGCCCGCCTGCCCCTGTCGGTGGCCACCATCACCCGCAACGAGGCGGACCGGCTGCCGGCCTGCCTGGCCTCGGTGGCCTTTGCCGCCGAGACCGTGGTGGTGGATGGGGAGAGCACCGACAACACCGTGGCGGTGGCCAAGGCCCTGGGCGCCCGGGTGATCGTTGCCCCCTGGCAGGGCTTCGGCGTCCAGAAGCAGCGGGCCATGGATGCCTGCCAGGAGCCCTGGATCCTGCTCCTGGACGCCGATGAGCGCCTGCCGGCCGAGACCGCTGCCGAGCTGGCCGCCGCCATCGCCAACCCCGAGGCGCCGGCGGCCTTTTCCCTGCCCCGCAAGAATCTTTTTGCCGGCCGCTGGATCCGGCATGGCGGCTGGTGGCCGGACCGGACCGTGCGCCTCTTCCGGAAGGGTCGCGCCCGGATGGCCGCCCGGCTGGTGCACGAGGCCCTGGAGGTGGACGGCCCGGTGGCCGAGCTCTCCCAGCCCATCGTGCACGACACCAACCGGGATCTCGCCCAGGTCCTGGAGAAGATCAACCGCTACTCCAGCCTGGGCGCGGCAGAGCTCTTCCGCCAGGGCCGGCGGGCCGGCATCCTCACCGCGCTTTTCCGGGCCCTGTGGGCCTTTGTCCACAACTACCTGTTGCGGGCCGGCTTTCTCGATGGCCCTGAGGGCCTCGTCATCGCGGTCTCGGACGGGGTCAATACCTTCTACAAGTACGCCAAGCTCCGGGAGGCGGGCCGCCGCTCCCAGGACCTTCCGGCAGCCAGCTCCTGA
- a CDS encoding class I SAM-dependent methyltransferase produces MPAAIPDDISSRSLPVTNQWVLDILAERQPWPRPILDLGAGEGYLSALIARHLLARGETDLAGAIVACDLLPQYFRVPGVRCQQADLNAALPFPGASFAAVCSVEVIEHLENHFQFAREIYRILAPGGLAVITTPNLLNLRSRAKQFACGFPELFDPLPLDPDPRELGGHIHPVSWYFLAYALRKAGFANLAVRVDRYRRSALFWGLFLAWPLRLATAGYRLLLGRRSGSLDSGNRGLLGAINSWPLLLGRTLIVTAEKPR; encoded by the coding sequence ATGCCCGCAGCCATCCCGGACGACATCAGCTCCCGCTCCCTGCCGGTGACCAACCAGTGGGTGCTCGACATCCTGGCCGAACGTCAGCCCTGGCCCCGGCCCATCCTGGACCTGGGGGCCGGCGAAGGGTACCTTTCCGCCCTCATCGCCCGCCATCTGCTGGCACGAGGGGAGACGGACCTGGCTGGTGCCATCGTGGCCTGCGATCTTCTGCCCCAGTATTTCCGGGTGCCCGGCGTCCGGTGCCAGCAGGCGGATCTCAACGCAGCTCTGCCCTTTCCCGGCGCCTCCTTTGCGGCGGTCTGCTCGGTGGAGGTCATCGAGCACCTGGAGAACCATTTCCAGTTCGCCCGGGAGATCTACCGGATCCTGGCGCCCGGTGGCCTGGCCGTGATCACCACCCCCAACCTCTTGAACCTGCGCAGCCGTGCCAAGCAGTTTGCCTGCGGCTTCCCGGAGCTCTTCGATCCCCTGCCCCTGGATCCTGATCCCCGGGAGCTGGGCGGCCACATCCATCCGGTCTCCTGGTACTTTTTGGCCTATGCCTTGAGGAAGGCGGGCTTTGCCAACCTGGCCGTCCGGGTGGACCGCTACCGCCGCTCGGCCCTGTTCTGGGGGCTTTTCCTGGCCTGGCCCCTGCGGCTGGCCACGGCCGGCTACCGGCTGCTGCTGGGCCGCCGGTCCGGCAGCCTGGACAGCGGCAACCGCGGGCTTCTGGGGGCGATCAACTCCTGGCCCCTGCTCCTGGGCCGCACCCTGATCGTCACCGCCGAGAAGCCGCGATGA